From a region of the Candidatus Methylomirabilota bacterium genome:
- a CDS encoding cyclase family protein yields MIWHDLAHDYHAAMTTQPMIGPPCIENVWTIGERPFNIQRLVLGTHLGTHVDAPLHFIKGGRTIDTYDLGELGGPGVVLPVDAEASQPIAVRHLEATGLTVERGDIVLLATGWDRKFSTPDYHTHPYLSDEAAAWLVERGARMVGVDFFSADLPVPLRPPGFDWPVHHRLLGAGVLIAENLANLTGIRGRRLTIGAFPLKVRGGDGAPARIFALEER; encoded by the coding sequence GTGATCTGGCACGACCTGGCCCACGACTATCACGCCGCCATGACGACGCAGCCCATGATCGGGCCGCCTTGTATCGAGAACGTCTGGACGATCGGGGAGCGCCCCTTCAACATCCAGCGGCTCGTGCTCGGCACGCACCTCGGCACCCACGTGGACGCCCCCCTCCACTTCATCAAGGGCGGGCGGACCATCGACACCTACGACCTCGGTGAGCTGGGCGGTCCCGGCGTGGTGCTGCCCGTCGACGCGGAGGCGAGCCAGCCGATCGCCGTCCGCCATCTCGAGGCCACGGGCCTGACCGTCGAGCGCGGCGACATCGTGCTGCTGGCGACGGGCTGGGACCGCAAGTTTTCGACGCCGGACTACCACACGCACCCCTATCTCAGCGATGAGGCCGCGGCCTGGCTGGTCGAGCGCGGCGCCCGGATGGTAGGCGTGGACTTCTTCTCCGCGGATTTGCCGGTGCCCCTGCGGCCGCCAGGCTTCGACTGGCCGGTGCACCACCGGCTGCTGGGGGCGGGCGTCCTCATCGCGGAGAACCTGGCGAACCTCACCGGCATCAGGGGGCGACGCCTGACCATCGGCGCCTTCCCGCTCAAAGTCCGCGGCGGCGATGGCGCTCCCGCGCGCATCTTCGCGCTGGAAGAAAGATGA